In Thermodesulfatator atlanticus DSM 21156, one genomic interval encodes:
- a CDS encoding diguanylate cyclase domain-containing protein: MAKMGNRLYINSSLKIKKNLKKIITSQELPVVIIVIKIKNYLDIRKNYGLKISDFYLQRVAKKIDLILKNARFISFLCPDLFVAILNNESDLQKTRRKNI; the protein is encoded by the coding sequence ATGGCTAAGATGGGCAACCGTCTTTACATAAATTCTTCTTTAAAAATCAAAAAGAACTTAAAAAAGATAATTACCTCACAAGAATTACCTGTAGTTATAATTGTCATTAAAATAAAAAACTACTTAGACATTCGCAAAAACTATGGCCTAAAAATATCAGATTTTTATCTTCAGAGAGTTGCAAAAAAGATAGATCTTATTTTAAAAAATGCTCGATTTATTTCATTTTTATGTCCAGATTTATTTGTAGCTATATTAAATAACGAAAGTGACCTGCAAAAAACTCGCCGAAAAAATATATAA
- the bchI gene encoding magnesium chelatase ATPase subunit I: MKRFVYPFAAIVGQDEMKLALILNIIDPSLGGVLIRGEKGTGKSTIVRSLADILPEIEVVEGCPFSCDPSQPEEWCPECQRRFKEEGSLPKIRRKVRVVDLPLSATEDRLVGTIDIERALKTGEKHFEPGILAAAHRGILYVDEVNLLEDHLVDLLLDVAAMGVNYVEREGISFTHPARFVLVGTMNPEEGELRPQLLDRFGLCVQVEGLKDPKERVRIIERRMAFENDPEAFQREFAAENQALAERIVKAKERLKDISLPDEMLYEVAKRLITLGIDGHRGDLTVIKAARAHAAFCGRDEVTEEDLKVAEAIALPHRLRRRPFEDVGF; the protein is encoded by the coding sequence ATGAAACGCTTTGTATATCCCTTTGCCGCTATTGTGGGGCAGGATGAGATGAAACTTGCCCTCATCTTGAATATCATCGATCCCTCGCTTGGGGGAGTACTTATTCGTGGTGAAAAGGGGACAGGCAAATCAACCATCGTGCGCTCCCTGGCGGACATCCTCCCTGAAATAGAAGTGGTTGAGGGGTGTCCTTTTTCCTGCGATCCTTCCCAACCTGAGGAATGGTGTCCTGAGTGCCAGAGACGCTTTAAAGAAGAAGGCAGCCTTCCCAAAATTCGTCGCAAGGTGCGGGTGGTGGACCTTCCCCTTTCCGCTACCGAAGACCGCTTGGTAGGCACCATCGACATTGAACGAGCCTTGAAAACCGGGGAAAAACACTTTGAGCCCGGCATCCTGGCGGCTGCCCACCGCGGTATCCTTTACGTGGACGAAGTAAATCTCCTTGAGGACCACCTGGTGGACCTCCTGTTAGACGTTGCCGCCATGGGGGTAAACTATGTGGAGCGCGAGGGCATAAGCTTTACGCACCCGGCTCGCTTTGTGCTGGTGGGTACTATGAACCCTGAAGAGGGCGAACTTCGCCCTCAGCTCCTTGACCGCTTTGGCCTTTGCGTACAGGTAGAGGGTTTGAAAGACCCGAAAGAGCGCGTGCGCATTATAGAGCGTCGCATGGCCTTTGAAAATGATCCCGAGGCCTTTCAGCGTGAATTTGCCGCGGAAAACCAGGCCCTTGCCGAGCGTATAGTTAAGGCCAAAGAGCGCTTAAAAGACATATCCCTTCCCGATGAAATGCTTTATGAAGTGGCCAAACGCCTCATTACGCTAGGTATTGATGGCCATCGCGGGGACCTGACCGTTATCAAAGCAGCCCGGGCCCACGCTGCCTTTTGTGGGCGCGATGAGGTAACCGAAGAAGACCTGAAAGTGGCTGAGGCTATTGCGCTTCCTCACCGCCTGCGCCGTCGTCCCTTTGAAGACGTGGGGTTTTAA
- a CDS encoding two-component system sensor histidine kinase NtrB codes for MHEPYEVDVVIVGGGKGCRELLSLLEEYEPKHLHLNILGVADINPKAPGFLYAKRKGYFVTTDYKEFFKKFPHIDLIIELTGSDEVLEEIYRTKPKNTKVIDHLGAKLFWEVITILREKNLYERRLQQLEGIKLNIDIIAHLAHEIRNPLLVIGGLCRKIGKIENLPPKVHTYLNAIIHEVERLEKFMARLTFVCKPLQLKLKLCNINKLIKEIAEEFERHLPDNISLVVNLEPDIPEMFLDEELLKQAIKEVLENAKEAMKEKEGKIYLETKLCYDTIAVVIRDEGVGMPKDILEKATLPFFTTKPGGTGFGLFYAQKVVEAHGGQLHLFSSPGRGTTVAMELPIKMFYPIPPV; via the coding sequence TTGCATGAACCTTACGAAGTAGATGTAGTTATAGTTGGCGGTGGGAAGGGTTGCCGAGAACTATTATCCTTGTTGGAAGAATATGAACCCAAGCACTTGCACCTCAACATATTGGGAGTTGCCGATATAAATCCCAAAGCTCCTGGATTTTTATACGCTAAAAGAAAAGGCTATTTTGTAACCACTGATTACAAAGAATTTTTTAAAAAATTTCCCCACATTGATCTCATAATTGAACTTACGGGCTCTGATGAAGTTTTAGAAGAAATATACCGCACCAAACCTAAAAACACCAAAGTAATAGATCATTTAGGCGCTAAACTATTCTGGGAAGTTATAACAATACTTAGAGAAAAAAACTTATATGAAAGAAGATTACAACAACTAGAAGGAATAAAACTAAACATTGATATTATCGCACATTTAGCCCACGAAATCAGAAATCCTCTTCTTGTTATTGGAGGACTATGCCGCAAAATTGGAAAAATTGAAAACTTACCACCTAAAGTACATACATATTTAAATGCCATTATCCATGAAGTAGAAAGACTGGAAAAATTCATGGCAAGGCTTACATTTGTTTGCAAACCATTACAATTAAAACTAAAATTATGTAATATCAATAAATTGATTAAAGAAATAGCTGAAGAATTTGAAAGACATCTCCCTGATAACATTTCGTTAGTAGTCAACTTAGAACCTGATATACCGGAAATGTTTCTTGATGAAGAATTACTCAAGCAAGCGATTAAAGAAGTCCTTGAAAATGCAAAAGAAGCAATGAAAGAAAAAGAAGGAAAAATTTATTTAGAGACAAAGCTATGTTATGACACTATTGCCGTGGTAATTAGAGATGAAGGCGTTGGAATGCCAAAGGATATCCTTGAAAAAGCCACTCTTCCTTTCTTTACTACCAAACCAGGAGGAACTGGGTTCGGGCTTTTTTATGCCCAAAAAGTAGTCGAAGCCCACGGAGGCCAATTACATCTTTTCAGTTCTCCTGGAAGGGGGACCACGGTGGCTATGGAACTCCCAATTAAAATGTTCTATCCCATCCCACCAGTATAA
- a CDS encoding [FeFe] hydrogenase, group A yields MAKKKGFSRRSFLKGASGITLATIAGTSIFGLNGANKAYAKRNGQLLGYLGSIVPVAEDNPSIVHIDSYCKHGQCGICRDVCLEKQAVWGYWDPRIAREIVCVNCGQCTLYCPGKDGTPAKQEKDETDKAFSYLDSDEYHVVVQTAPAVRVSLGEEFGLTPGEWTEGQLVAALRRLNFDTIFDTNFGADLTIMEEATEFLDRLLYGKHPLPMFTSCCPGWVKFVEYFYPDLIPHLSSCKSPQQMVGAMVKTYYAEKRGLDPAKVISVAVMPCTAKKFEAQRSEMRAAAEYWQNIAIGPDVDLVLTTRELAKMLRTKNIDFVSLPEEDYDSFMGEDTGAARIFGASGGVMESAVRTAYYLITNEDPPETLLEFAPVRGLEGIKEATLEIDGKTLNVAVANGLKNCRIVCELILEGNPRNWHFVEFMACYGGCIGGGGQPRTEVPPTEELLKARIASLYTSDEAAQKRCSYLNEEVKLLYEDFLGEPGSELAHELLHTNYTNRGPVS; encoded by the coding sequence ATGGCAAAAAAGAAAGGATTTTCTCGTAGAAGTTTTTTAAAAGGCGCAAGTGGTATCACCTTAGCAACTATTGCTGGAACTTCTATTTTCGGACTAAATGGAGCAAATAAGGCTTATGCTAAAAGAAACGGCCAACTTTTAGGATACCTGGGATCAATCGTCCCTGTGGCAGAAGACAATCCCTCTATTGTACATATTGATTCTTATTGCAAACATGGACAATGCGGTATCTGTCGCGACGTGTGTCTTGAAAAGCAAGCAGTATGGGGATATTGGGATCCACGAATAGCCCGAGAAATAGTGTGCGTGAATTGTGGGCAGTGTACCCTTTATTGCCCGGGTAAAGACGGAACCCCTGCCAAACAAGAAAAGGACGAAACAGATAAAGCTTTTTCATATCTTGATAGTGACGAATATCACGTAGTAGTTCAAACAGCTCCTGCAGTAAGGGTTTCTCTAGGAGAAGAATTCGGCTTAACACCTGGAGAGTGGACCGAAGGCCAGCTCGTGGCGGCATTGCGTCGGCTTAATTTTGATACGATTTTTGATACCAATTTCGGAGCAGACCTTACGATTATGGAAGAAGCGACAGAATTTCTCGATAGGCTCCTTTATGGAAAACATCCTTTGCCAATGTTCACTTCTTGCTGCCCTGGATGGGTTAAGTTTGTTGAATATTTTTATCCAGATCTAATTCCTCATCTTTCTTCATGTAAATCACCTCAACAGATGGTAGGAGCCATGGTGAAAACTTACTATGCAGAAAAACGGGGGCTAGATCCTGCTAAAGTTATTTCGGTAGCCGTGATGCCTTGCACTGCCAAAAAGTTCGAAGCCCAACGATCTGAAATGCGTGCGGCTGCAGAATACTGGCAAAATATAGCTATTGGCCCTGATGTAGATTTAGTTTTGACCACTCGTGAGTTGGCAAAGATGTTGAGAACAAAAAACATTGATTTTGTCAGCCTACCCGAAGAAGACTATGATTCTTTCATGGGAGAAGATACTGGAGCTGCCCGTATCTTCGGAGCAAGCGGGGGTGTCATGGAATCTGCGGTGCGCACCGCTTATTATTTGATCACCAATGAAGACCCACCAGAAACCCTTTTAGAATTTGCTCCTGTTCGGGGCCTTGAGGGAATTAAAGAAGCAACTTTGGAGATAGATGGCAAAACTCTTAACGTTGCCGTTGCCAACGGCCTTAAAAATTGTCGTATTGTGTGTGAACTGATTTTAGAAGGAAATCCTCGTAACTGGCATTTTGTGGAATTTATGGCCTGCTATGGTGGTTGTATTGGAGGTGGCGGGCAACCAAGAACAGAAGTCCCTCCCACAGAAGAGCTCCTTAAAGCTCGTATTGCCAGCCTATATACTAGTGACGAAGCCGCCCAAAAACGCTGTTCATACTTAAACGAAGAAGTGAAGCTTCTTTATGAGGATTTTTTAGGAGAACCAGGCAGTGAATTGGCCCACGAATTACTGCACACCAATTACACCAACCGCGGCCCTGTGAGCTAA
- a CDS encoding methyl-accepting chemotaxis protein: MKSIIGKLGILKTLCIFFLITILSFTIVGLVSYKGMKLGITGFHSVATLISDEDEKTSPIYTAQKIQALKAISEQIANAKSEQQININLQKAEKLLKDLENLLPKEAIQATKQRLINLARLKTELIKEQNNWKDQNRKTTLIFAKLRKALLETIDDIETKMLIENQKVINNRNQNQTTIAIQKILNEDYPTISNLKELQNACATLMTIIPQITTIEDKDYLTPRISQVNALEQKINKILIKLSREDIATINQIKENSKKLVRETKKTIETKRKIIELKKAKNLASKNLKTSEKLLESEIQNILSQMNKKINHQAKSLEEKMNSYLNIIISIIAICFVFSLSTCRFLNHFIKEKFLTLNKSIENIAKGNLSIDNISQTNDKDEISQIQNLLREAITKVNDMILKTKEASEKLMKNASKMEKVADEMASSAGEAETSSTKIYKLAEQAKEFVKQMAISIEEITTAINEISKNTSNSTQIAQEAREKLEHASSISKHLVEASEKIGEVSKLIGTIADQTNLLALNASIEAARAGEAGKGFAVVANEVKELAKQTGDSVEEIDRIVYELQNHVKMVSEAIENTRETMDQIVEAAASVAASIEEQTATVAEISDQAQRTREETDEIANLAEKMHKISEKTANNAHEVQQTSHSLKKVAATLEASLKKFKL; encoded by the coding sequence ATGAAAAGCATTATAGGTAAATTAGGAATTTTAAAAACTCTTTGCATATTTTTCTTAATTACAATTTTATCATTTACCATAGTTGGTCTAGTATCTTACAAAGGAATGAAGCTAGGCATAACAGGATTTCATTCTGTTGCGACACTAATTAGCGATGAAGACGAAAAAACATCGCCAATCTATACTGCTCAAAAGATTCAAGCATTAAAAGCAATCTCTGAACAAATAGCAAATGCTAAAAGCGAACAACAAATAAATATCAATTTACAAAAAGCCGAAAAATTATTAAAAGACTTAGAAAACTTATTACCAAAGGAAGCTATACAAGCAACAAAACAAAGACTTATTAATCTAGCCCGTCTTAAAACAGAACTCATAAAAGAACAAAACAACTGGAAAGATCAAAACAGAAAAACAACTCTTATTTTTGCAAAATTAAGGAAAGCCCTCCTAGAAACAATAGATGACATCGAAACAAAAATGTTAATAGAAAACCAAAAAGTGATAAACAACAGAAACCAAAACCAAACAACAATAGCCATACAAAAAATACTAAACGAAGACTATCCGACTATTTCCAATTTAAAAGAATTACAAAACGCCTGTGCAACGCTGATGACAATCATCCCCCAAATTACCACAATAGAAGATAAAGACTACCTGACACCAAGGATAAGCCAGGTAAATGCCTTAGAACAAAAAATAAACAAGATACTTATAAAACTATCCAGGGAAGACATCGCAACAATAAATCAAATCAAAGAAAACAGCAAAAAACTGGTAAGAGAAACCAAGAAAACAATAGAAACAAAAAGAAAAATTATTGAGCTTAAAAAGGCAAAAAATTTAGCCTCAAAAAACCTAAAAACGTCAGAAAAACTATTGGAATCTGAAATACAGAACATATTAAGCCAGATGAACAAAAAAATCAACCATCAGGCAAAATCCTTAGAAGAAAAAATGAATTCCTACCTAAATATTATAATAAGCATAATAGCCATATGCTTTGTTTTTAGCTTATCAACCTGCCGATTCCTCAACCACTTCATAAAAGAGAAATTTCTTACACTAAACAAAAGTATTGAAAACATTGCTAAAGGAAACTTATCTATTGACAACATCTCACAAACCAATGATAAAGACGAAATAAGTCAAATTCAAAACCTACTTAGAGAAGCCATTACCAAAGTAAATGACATGATTTTAAAGACAAAAGAAGCATCAGAAAAACTCATGAAAAACGCCAGTAAAATGGAAAAGGTAGCAGACGAAATGGCATCTTCTGCAGGTGAAGCAGAAACAAGCTCGACAAAAATATACAAGCTTGCCGAACAGGCTAAAGAATTTGTCAAGCAAATGGCTATTTCTATAGAAGAAATTACTACAGCTATAAATGAAATTTCTAAAAACACATCAAATTCCACCCAAATAGCTCAAGAAGCACGAGAAAAACTAGAACATGCCTCTAGTATTTCAAAACATTTAGTAGAGGCCTCAGAAAAAATTGGAGAAGTTAGCAAATTGATAGGCACTATTGCAGATCAGACGAATCTACTAGCATTAAACGCATCTATAGAGGCTGCTAGAGCAGGAGAAGCAGGCAAAGGCTTCGCCGTAGTAGCAAATGAGGTCAAAGAATTGGCCAAACAGACAGGAGATTCAGTAGAAGAAATAGACCGCATTGTATATGAATTACAAAACCACGTCAAAATGGTCTCTGAGGCCATTGAAAACACCAGAGAAACCATGGACCAGATAGTAGAAGCGGCAGCCTCAGTGGCCGCAAGTATTGAAGAGCAAACCGCAACAGTTGCGGAAATAAGTGATCAAGCCCAGCGCACCAGAGAAGAAACAGACGAAATTGCTAACTTAGCAGAAAAAATGCATAAAATCTCAGAAAAAACTGCCAATAACGCCCATGAAGTCCAGCAGACATCACATTCTTTGAAAAAAGTGGCAGCTACACTTGAGGCATCTCTTAAAAAATTCAAACTTTAA
- a CDS encoding ATP-binding protein, with protein MSFYPFSAIVGQEEVKLALKLAAVSKDVRGVLLCGEKGTGKTTAARALAALLPPLSSGKKAPFVNLPLNATEESLFGTIDLEKTLAQGRPFFQPGLISRAQGGVVYIDEVNLLADHLVAALLDVAESGEIIVEREGFSLRESASFVLIGSMNPEEGSLRPQFLDRFGLCVLVTHEEDPLLRAEIIKRRLAYEKDPKAFCASYEDQEKAVREEIIQAKELYPQVALPGKIKVLIAELVKEANVAGHRAELVLAAAARAHAALSNRREVAVEDLEVVAEMVLRHRRREVPKKAKPKEKEPKDQPQTQPKKQNKPERQGNHKHSEPPRPQKEPEDLRGDQTKEEKGPPQELTPQDGKDEVHEIGEIFAVRPLEEKIRTRSKNIVSGKRTKGLGQRGRFVRAVVPKGPVKDIALLATLKAAAPFQALRGVGAGERLVIKTDDLREKLRKAPRGRLLVFCVDASGSMAAEARMRETKGAIMSLLLNAYQKRDRVAMIVFRGKEARLVLPPTGSVELAGKLLRDLPVGGSTPLPHALYFTANFLQNTLRRDPALAVSVLFITDGRGNVSFGHGKPQEEINAFARRLKELFPEVNFIMVDTETGLVRLEMAKELARILGARYFTPEALRAERLVEIARSHTIAGAQDR; from the coding sequence ATGAGTTTTTATCCGTTTTCAGCCATAGTGGGCCAGGAAGAGGTAAAGCTTGCCCTCAAGCTTGCTGCGGTCTCCAAGGATGTCCGCGGGGTCTTACTTTGTGGCGAAAAGGGCACAGGCAAGACCACCGCGGCCAGGGCCCTGGCGGCCCTTCTTCCGCCTTTATCTTCTGGAAAAAAGGCGCCCTTTGTGAATTTGCCGTTAAACGCCACCGAAGAATCCCTTTTTGGTACGATTGATCTCGAAAAGACCTTGGCGCAGGGGAGGCCCTTTTTTCAGCCTGGGCTTATTTCTCGGGCCCAAGGTGGGGTGGTTTATATCGATGAGGTAAATCTCCTTGCTGATCACCTGGTAGCCGCGCTCCTTGACGTGGCTGAGTCTGGAGAAATAATCGTGGAAAGAGAGGGGTTTTCTTTGCGCGAGAGCGCATCATTTGTCCTCATTGGTTCCATGAACCCGGAAGAGGGCTCCCTGCGCCCGCAGTTTCTCGACCGCTTTGGTCTTTGTGTCCTGGTTACCCACGAAGAAGACCCTCTTCTGCGGGCCGAAATAATCAAACGGCGCCTGGCTTATGAAAAAGACCCCAAGGCCTTTTGCGCCTCCTACGAAGACCAGGAAAAGGCCGTCAGGGAAGAAATAATTCAGGCCAAAGAACTCTATCCCCAGGTAGCCCTCCCAGGGAAAATTAAGGTACTGATTGCCGAACTGGTAAAAGAGGCCAATGTAGCGGGCCACCGGGCAGAGCTTGTGCTTGCCGCGGCAGCGCGCGCCCATGCCGCGCTCTCAAATCGCAGAGAGGTAGCTGTGGAAGACCTTGAGGTCGTGGCCGAGATGGTGTTACGCCATCGCCGGCGGGAAGTCCCTAAAAAGGCCAAGCCCAAGGAAAAAGAACCTAAGGACCAACCTCAGACCCAACCAAAAAAGCAAAATAAGCCTGAAAGGCAAGGAAATCACAAGCATTCTGAACCGCCCAGGCCGCAAAAAGAGCCAGAAGACCTACGCGGAGACCAGACGAAAGAAGAAAAAGGCCCTCCGCAGGAGCTAACCCCTCAGGACGGAAAAGATGAGGTCCACGAGATCGGGGAGATCTTTGCCGTAAGACCCCTTGAAGAGAAAATACGTACTCGGTCAAAAAACATTGTTTCAGGCAAGAGAACAAAGGGTTTGGGTCAGCGGGGGCGTTTTGTGCGGGCGGTTGTCCCCAAAGGCCCGGTAAAGGACATAGCCCTTTTGGCCACCCTTAAGGCCGCAGCACCTTTTCAGGCCCTGCGAGGGGTAGGGGCTGGCGAGCGGCTTGTGATCAAGACCGATGATCTGCGTGAAAAACTGCGCAAGGCCCCCAGGGGGCGGCTCCTTGTCTTTTGTGTTGATGCCTCGGGTTCTATGGCTGCTGAGGCCCGCATGCGGGAGACCAAAGGCGCTATCATGAGTCTTCTTCTTAACGCCTACCAGAAACGAGACCGGGTGGCCATGATTGTCTTTCGCGGAAAAGAGGCAAGGCTTGTGCTTCCGCCCACAGGCTCTGTGGAGCTTGCGGGAAAGCTTTTGCGGGATCTCCCTGTCGGGGGTTCAACCCCCTTGCCTCATGCCCTGTACTTTACCGCTAACTTTTTGCAGAACACCCTGCGCAGGGATCCTGCGCTTGCGGTGAGCGTTCTTTTCATCACAGATGGGCGCGGAAACGTCTCTTTTGGGCACGGAAAGCCTCAGGAAGAGATAAACGCTTTCGCCCGGAGGCTTAAGGAGTTGTTCCCTGAAGTTAATTTTATCATGGTGGATACAGAGACAGGCCTTGTGCGCCTCGAGATGGCCAAGGAACTTGCCCGAATTTTGGGGGCGAGATACTTCACTCCAGAGGCCTTAAGGGCTGAACGCTTAGTCGAAATTGCCCGTAGCCACACTATTGCTGGAGCACAAGACAGGTGA
- a CDS encoding EAL domain-containing protein: MTCKKLAEKIYNTLHGPLPIKGSCLPVKVSIFVSRIFHNTDIEEVLDTSIYNIENNNIEEKYLTEELRKENETKQILATYLKISRKITIGEISFALQPIYYSKRLFPIFYEVLARLASKKGILTPSHFMKIIERLGFRTDLDRVILYKALYYLSEHKELSATSINISIDYLFERLLLDLKQYLKEFSIDKNKVIFELIEHPSQQKFSRKKLYKFLDKLKSQGFKIALDDFGLYHSNFSLLKEFPWDIVKVDGTFIKHITTNNFNKKLLHFLIEIAEMKNFKIVAEHIETNEQAELLKKLGVHYLQGFLLGRPSLIHESQKIVPPLLYNFPDY; this comes from the coding sequence GTGACCTGCAAAAAACTCGCCGAAAAAATATATAACACACTACACGGACCACTTCCCATAAAAGGGAGCTGCTTACCAGTTAAAGTTTCAATATTTGTCAGTAGAATATTTCACAATACCGATATAGAAGAGGTTTTAGACACATCAATTTATAATATTGAAAATAACAATATCGAAGAAAAATACTTAACAGAAGAACTCCGTAAAGAAAATGAAACAAAACAAATTTTAGCTACATACTTAAAAATCTCAAGAAAAATAACAATAGGAGAAATCAGCTTCGCTTTACAGCCTATTTATTATTCAAAGCGGCTTTTTCCAATTTTTTATGAAGTATTAGCAAGATTAGCAAGCAAAAAAGGTATACTAACCCCCAGCCATTTTATGAAAATAATTGAACGCCTTGGCTTTAGAACAGATCTTGATAGAGTAATCTTATACAAAGCTCTTTATTATTTATCAGAACATAAAGAACTATCAGCAACCTCTATAAACATATCGATTGATTATCTCTTCGAACGCTTATTGTTGGATCTAAAACAATACCTTAAAGAATTTTCAATTGACAAAAATAAAGTTATCTTTGAACTAATCGAACACCCATCTCAACAAAAATTTAGCAGAAAAAAATTATATAAATTTCTAGATAAACTAAAAAGCCAAGGATTCAAAATTGCTTTAGATGATTTTGGACTATATCACTCTAACTTTAGTCTCTTAAAAGAATTTCCTTGGGACATAGTCAAAGTAGATGGCACATTCATTAAACATATCACAACTAATAATTTTAACAAAAAACTACTTCATTTTTTAATAGAAATTGCTGAAATGAAAAACTTCAAAATAGTAGCAGAACATATTGAAACAAACGAACAAGCTGAACTATTAAAAAAGTTGGGGGTACACTATCTTCAAGGATTTCTTTTAGGTCGTCCTTCTCTTATTCATGAGAGCCAAAAAATCGTTCCACCTTTGCTTTACAATTTCCCAGACTATTAG
- a CDS encoding ABC transporter substrate-binding protein, translated as MRKLVWLWLGLLVCFSGNAWGEILIGASNAQSGPAKFLGKEYSKGFQTYFQYVNENGGIGGQKIKFLVRDDGYEPDAAITNTKLLINQDKVLFLAGYVGTPTSKAVVPIIEREKIPFFFPFTGAEFLRNPVKRHVFNLRASYYMETEAMVHYLVDKLGLKKIAIFYQDDSFGRAGLAGLKIAMEKRGLSIFGEATYPRNTLAVKKAAYQMSLLKPEAIVLIGAYKPCAAFIKAAKKFGLKNAKFINISFVGSKALARELGKEGDGVLITQVVPFPWDASIPAVAEYQRIMERYHPDFEPGFVSLEGFLAAKTLVAILKKASEEGPLTRESIIRAAESLKGFDPGLNDKITFSPTDHQGFEKVYITEIKNGKFKPVSL; from the coding sequence ATGAGAAAGCTTGTTTGGTTATGGCTGGGGCTTTTAGTGTGTTTTTCCGGAAATGCCTGGGGTGAAATCTTGATCGGGGCGTCAAACGCCCAAAGCGGGCCGGCCAAGTTCTTGGGAAAGGAATACAGCAAAGGATTCCAAACTTATTTTCAGTATGTAAACGAAAACGGAGGAATAGGCGGCCAAAAAATAAAATTTTTGGTGCGTGACGACGGCTATGAGCCAGACGCCGCCATAACCAATACCAAACTTTTAATAAACCAGGACAAGGTTTTATTTCTTGCTGGATACGTAGGCACTCCCACCTCAAAGGCAGTAGTCCCTATTATCGAAAGGGAAAAAATTCCCTTCTTTTTCCCTTTTACAGGCGCTGAATTTTTAAGAAATCCCGTAAAGCGCCATGTATTTAACCTTCGTGCCTCTTACTACATGGAAACAGAAGCCATGGTCCATTATTTAGTTGACAAACTTGGGCTCAAAAAAATAGCCATTTTTTACCAGGACGACTCCTTTGGAAGGGCTGGCCTTGCAGGCCTAAAGATTGCTATGGAAAAACGGGGCCTTTCCATTTTCGGAGAGGCTACCTACCCCCGCAACACTCTCGCTGTTAAAAAAGCAGCATACCAAATGAGTCTCCTAAAACCAGAAGCCATTGTTTTGATTGGAGCTTACAAACCGTGTGCTGCTTTTATAAAGGCTGCCAAAAAATTCGGATTAAAAAATGCTAAATTCATCAATATTTCCTTTGTAGGAAGTAAAGCCCTTGCCAGAGAACTAGGAAAGGAAGGAGATGGTGTCCTGATTACGCAGGTTGTTCCTTTCCCATGGGATGCTTCTATCCCCGCGGTAGCGGAATATCAACGCATCATGGAACGTTATCATCCAGACTTTGAACCGGGCTTCGTAAGTCTTGAAGGATTTTTAGCAGCAAAGACCTTGGTAGCAATACTCAAAAAAGCAAGCGAAGAAGGCCCTCTTACTCGTGAAAGTATAATTCGCGCCGCAGAAAGCTTAAAAGGTTTTGATCCAGGGCTTAATGACAAAATAACATTTTCGCCTACTGATCATCAGGGATTTGAAAAGGTCTATATTACAGAAATCAAAAACGGAAAATTCAAACCTGTTAGTTTATAG